One stretch of Bradyrhizobium canariense DNA includes these proteins:
- a CDS encoding cysteine rich repeat-containing protein: MIDRSKTAAALWALITATTFATATPAVSQVTDAQRSAIRAQCRSDYEAHCASVPPGGAAALQCLQKNMSSLAPGCQSAVHAVEAAAEPKADTKTEPKTESAPAEPAAKPAAEAPTATAAKTTERTTETASDKAAASAPAKKPSSAQVAAIRSACRSDYQRTCAGVPTGGAAALNCLEKNKSKLSASCQQAVNAAGGGAATSAAGDTAPAAAATAGPDAAPAAAPLVLRPMRPREVLFVLRSACGGDVRALCPGVEPGGGRIAHCLAEQAASLSPACRDVLAPFAAR; encoded by the coding sequence ATGATCGACAGGTCGAAAACTGCGGCGGCGCTCTGGGCGCTGATAACGGCCACCACATTTGCAACCGCGACACCGGCAGTTTCTCAGGTCACCGACGCACAACGCAGCGCCATTCGCGCCCAGTGCCGCTCGGATTATGAAGCGCATTGCGCGAGCGTCCCGCCAGGTGGCGCGGCGGCGCTGCAATGCCTGCAGAAAAACATGTCGAGCCTCGCGCCGGGCTGCCAGAGCGCGGTTCACGCCGTCGAGGCGGCGGCTGAACCCAAGGCCGATACGAAGACCGAGCCCAAGACTGAGTCAGCGCCGGCTGAACCGGCAGCCAAGCCGGCCGCCGAAGCACCCACCGCGACCGCCGCCAAGACGACGGAAAGGACAACTGAAACGGCAAGCGATAAAGCGGCTGCCAGCGCGCCGGCGAAAAAGCCTAGCAGCGCGCAGGTTGCTGCCATACGCAGCGCCTGCCGCTCCGACTATCAGCGAACCTGCGCCGGCGTGCCGACGGGCGGCGCCGCCGCACTGAATTGCCTGGAGAAGAACAAGTCAAAACTTTCGGCGAGTTGCCAGCAGGCCGTCAACGCGGCTGGCGGCGGCGCTGCAACATCAGCGGCAGGCGACACTGCTCCGGCCGCAGCGGCGACCGCCGGCCCCGACGCGGCTCCCGCGGCAGCGCCGCTGGTGCTGCGGCCGATGCGCCCGCGCGAGGTGCTGTTTGTGTTGCGGTCGGCCTGCGGCGGCGACGTTCGCGCGCTTTGTCCCGGCGTTGAACCGGGCGGCGGCCGGATCGCGCACTGCCTGGCCGAGCAGGCCGCCTCGCTGTCGCCGGCTTGCCGGGACGTTCTGGCCCCGTTTGCGGCGCGATAG